A stretch of DNA from Desulfosarcina ovata subsp. ovata:
TATTTTTGAATGTTCATAATGTTATAGTGTCAACTTTAAATTGTTATATAGTTGACACTATAACATTTAAACCGCAGAGCGTCAAACAATCAAAGTCCTGTAACGCACCATATTTTAATAGTTTATTGTCGCAAACAATATTTTTAATAGATATTTGGATAAATTTAAAATGTTAGCATATCACCTTAATAGACGAAGTTATTTATAGGCTGTTCCTTAGGCCACGCGGAAGTCTTTCCGGTCTTAATTCCATTGATCCCGGGATTTATTGAGTTCCTCTTCGTATCCGCGCCAAATTTCCGATCCGCATGCATCGAGGGCCTCGGTCGCTGAAACGGCAGCTTTGACGATCACGATTTCATTGTCCCGGATGGATATTTCCAATTCGTCGCCCGGCTTTATTTGAAGCTTTTTTCTTATTGCTGCCGGTAAAACGATCTGGGATTTGCTGCTGACTCTGGCAAGTGGCATGTGCTCGACCTCCATTTTGTCTTAGGCGATTTCTGTCAAAGAATATACCCGCCTGCTTGTCTTTTCATCGGTCTTCTGCGTTGGGCTTTTCCACACATAGCCCCACTATGCGTAAAAAAGCCCGCCTTGAATACGAATGAAAATCCTGGCGCAGCCTGGTATATTCTTTTCCGCCAATCGCCTTACCAGAAAGTAAAGCGATCTAATCGCGGTGTCAAGCATTCTTTCCCATTGAGTAGTACCGGCCCCGCTATCCAAGTGACGGAAAAAGTGATCGCATTTCATCCACAAGATGATCGACAATACTCTGGAGCCAGGCTGAGCCAATATTCTGTTCCCGTCCATCGAGATCCAGGATTACATCAAGATAGGAACCGTTTGTCGATAGGCGTTTTTGTTCGATCAGAGCGATGAAATCGTTACTGCCCTGCTCGTCGATTTCACGCAAAACCGTTTCGATGACGCTGTCGATTTCATTTCGTTTGGCATAAAGATCATCTTTTTGAGCCAGTAGGGCGGCGGATGCGCCCTCCCCTGCATGACGGCGATACAGACCGGCGGAAGCTTTCAATTTTTCGCAGAAAGCATAAAATCGCCTTACCCGTTCAAAAATAGCCATCTTGAGTATATCGACGAGGCCGTGGAACAGTGCATCCGGGAAACGATTCCCGACAAACTGTTTGCGGACATGTTTGTACCAGGCCATCAGCGCCACCAGGTTGCCCAGGTAGATAAAATTGTTCATCGCCTGGCGCTTGACACTCCGGTAGATACCGGTGGTGTAAGGCACGCTCCCGCCCCTGCCCCCGCCTTCGAATACCAGCCGATCCGGTTTGAGCTGATCCTTGCGATAAATCGATCCAGCAGCGATGACCGTGCCATAGGCGATGCGGCAAGGACCGACCAGACCGCCCTGCCCGCCCAGGAAAATGGGTGCCTGATTCAGCATGACGCCACCCGGTACGTCGCCAATCAGCGATGCCGTGGCCTTGTCCTGGTTAGGGGTATAGTTGAAGTGGATGTAGGAGCTGCCCACCTCGCTGTGATTTTTCCGGCTGGTGCCGCCCGCCATAAAGCAGTCGCAGAAATTGATTAGGCTGCCCAGGGTGACGAAGGGAAAGAGGATCGTCTGTTTCAGACCGACGGTATGGGCAATGCTGGCCTGCTCCTCAAAAATGGTCCCGGCGCGCACATGGGCACCAAAACCGGCCTCGGCACCTTCCAGAAAAACGGCGTTTTCGAAATAACCGCCTTTCAGTTTGACATGGGGACCGACGTAGCAGTTTTTGATGGTGACGGGAGCTTCGTATCCCAGTTGGACGCCCTCGCAGATCAGGGTTTTTTCGCCGAAAATTTTGCAGCCGGTGTGAATGGCAACGCCTTTGGCTTTGATACGATCAAATTCGACATCGTCTCCGATCCGCACACTTTCCGGGTTGGTGATCTGTACGCCCTTTTTGATCAAACGGTCAATCATCGCGGCCCGTTTTCTCCTCACTCTATTTACAATCGACGTAACGTTTGGAATAGGAAATGATTTGATCAACGCTTTTCAGCAGCACCGGTGCCAATTCCAAAACACTTTCAAAGATTCGGTAGATTGTTTCGGATTTATACTCGTGGGCAATTTCGTTTCGAAGCAACCGAATTTGAATGAAATCCTCCGCGTTATCAATCAGCCCTTTTTTTTCAGCCCGGTTGATGCGATCGCGGACGGTTCCGGGTGCTTCCAGCTCCAGTACATCGAAATATCTGAAAATTTTTTGGATGACGATATCACTGAGCCTGGCGAATCTTCCGGTCAGTGCCTCGAAGCTTTCCAACGCTTCATTGGACAGCCCCGACTGTACACCGATCCGGGCACACTTTTCATAGGAATATGCCAACACTTCACAAGCGTTGTTTAACTCCTTTAATTCTTCCTGCATGGCTGCTTTTACATTTTTCAATTCAGCCGAACCCCCGTATCCAAGGCGATTTTGACAAAGGGATCGCTCTCGTCCCTTGCAATGAGCAAATCGATTTTTTGATCTTCCATGGTTTCGAATAAATTGGCTTTAATTTTCAGCTTGTCCTTGAACGTCAGACAATCGGATAAAATCAGGATGTCAATATCCCCACCCTTTTGCCGGTCATCAACTCTGGATCCGAACAGATAAATCCGTGCCTTTGCATCCAGGTTGAGCACCGCACCGACGATGATTTTTTTTTCCTCCGAAGACAATCGCATGTTTATTTACGTTGGCATCATCCGTTTTCGTTTAAACCATGGGAATTTTTTGCCGCTCCAGATCGACGTCCTTCAGACGAATTAAAAATGATTTCAAAAACAATCCATTGTCACGACAAACCCGTGCTGCGTCGCAATAGGTGGCATTTGGCTACAAAACGCCAGCTCACTTTGAATAGATCATGAAATCAACAGACAGCTTCATCATCCGACATCTTATATTCGGGAACAATTTCTTTTAGGATGTTTTTTATCCCTTGGGCATTGTGACTGCCTGCCTGTAAGCAGAGTTCTTGAAGCTTTTCATCAAACCATTTGATATCAAAAACATTCGATCCGTTTCTTAACACAAGAATTTTTTTATGATCGGTTTTGACAATTCCTTCCCCCTCAGTAATCAATTCTTCATATAGCTTTTCACCTGGACGAAGGCCTGTAAATTTGATTTCTATTTCCTTATCTGGAATTTTCCCAGACAACTTGATTAGATCCCGAGCCATGTCTACAATTTTAATAGGCGTTCCCATCTCAAGGATGAAGATTTCACATTTATCCCCCATGGTGAAAGCCTGTAAAATTAATTGCGCAGCCTCTTCGATGGTCATAAAGTAACGTGTGATTTCCGGATGGGTGATGGTGACCGGCCCCCCTTTTCTTATTTGTTTAAGAAATAGGGGAATTACCGATCCAGAGCTTCCGATGACATTGCCAAAGCGAACCGCCATGAATTTTGTCTCGCCGCAATTTTGGAATTGAACGATCTTTTCTGCCACACGTTTTGAGGCCCCCATAATGTTGGTAGGCCTGACCGCCTTGTCTGTCGAAACAAGAACGAATCGTTTCACTTTATGTTTTATTGCCGCCCCAACCATTGTATTCGTACCGATTATGTTTGAGAATACACCCTCCCAAGGATTTCTTTCCACGAGGGGAACGTGTTTATACGCTGCTGCATGAAAAATGACATCAGGTGAGTATTTTTTAAGTATAGCATCTACTAATTTTTTGTCCTGAACCCGTCCAAGCACGGCACGATACTTTACATAAGTAATAACATGCTTCAATTCCATCTGAATGGCATACAGATTCGACTCGCTTGCATCAAAAAGCACAACCAATGCTGGCTTATACTTGCAGACCTGCCGGCATAATTCGGATCCAATCGATCCGCCGGCACCGGTGACTATGATTACTTTCTCGGTTAGCAGTTCAGAGATTTTATCATTTTCAAGTTCGACAACCGGCCTTCCAAGAAGATCCTTGTAAGATATATCACGAACCGACTTGATGCTAACCTTGCCGTCGATGATTTCACTCAAACTGGGCAATGTTCTGTATTTAACATTTGTGCTCTCGCACATCTGGACGATTTTCCGCATAGCCTCGGCGGTTACTTGGTGAATGGCAATTATTATCTCATCAACCTTCAGTGTATCGATAACTTCCGGTAACGCATTTATTTTCCCGACAATCTTTACACCATGGAGAATCATTCCATTTTTCTTTTGATCGTCATCCAATAATCCGACAATTTTATAATTTAGCGATGGATTATCTTTGATTTCTCTGATAATTCTCTCAGCCGCATCACCAGCGCCGATGATCAATATTCTTTTCTGTTTGCTTTTTCCATCTCTTAACAATTGAACTGTTCCCGTTGAACCGATCAAAAGAATTCTAATGGCCAGACGACTTCCACCAATAAAAATCAAAGAAAAAATTGCATCAATAACAAAAACACTTCGGGAGAACCCTTCAAATCGACTGAGCATGAGTAGTGTTATTATGATTACAGCCGAACTGATTAATATTGCCTTTGTAACGTTCAGAAGATCCACAATACTTGTGTATCGCCACATCCCCCTATATAGATTGAAAAAATAAAATACAATCAACTTAAAAATTAAAATTGGAAATATCGTTTGTTTAATGATTGTTATCTCTTCTATCCCAATTTGCCCTTCGAACCGGATTGCATAGGCGATAAGATAGGAAAGTGTAAGCAGTACAATATCCGACAAGACCAGCACATAAAAATTCTTACTGGAAGCTAACCTGTTCATATTGTTTGTTATTCCTAATTTCTTATTTTTTTATGACTTTTGGCTTTTATTTCTTCATATCTCACGCCCAATTTCTTCCGAATGATATAGTTTGCGATGATAAATACAGCCAAAAAACAACTTAGTATTAGGATCACATAAGAAACACCGAAAGGTCTGGTAAACAATATAGAAAGCCCTACAATCAACTGCAACAATCCATAGCCTATGGAAACCTTCCAATGTTCAATACTCATCTCATTTGCCAACAACTGATAAAAGTGTCTCCTGTGGGCTTTAAAAAAATTTTCTCCGTCCTTCAGGCGGATTGCCATTGTAACAAATTCATCTGCATAAAACGGAAACAAAAAACCGGTAAGACATACAAAATCAAGAAAATTGTCAGAAAGCATAACTACAAACGAGGAAAAAACAAATCCAATCAAAATACTACCGACATCCCCCATAAATACTTTAGCTTTTGGAAAATTGAAAGGCATAAAACCAAGGCATGAAAAAATAATACTTACCGACAATATTGTTAATTTGTTATTACTATGAGAATCAAGATTATAATATGTAAGCAGACTAAATCCTACTATAGCTGTAATGGCAGCAATACCGTTAATGCCATCCATAAAGTTATACCAGTTGGTAGTAGCGACAATAAACAAAACAAAAAAAAGAATGGCAGGTATAGGGTAAGAGGTATGAGTATATTGGTGAGAAAAAACTAAAAAAATGATTGCCGAAATAAACTGAACAGTCAGGCGAAGTTTTGGGGATATCTCTTTTCGATCACCCAAAAGGCTTATAAAAGAAAGGGCGGTTGCCGCTCCCCAAAAAGCAGGAGTTATCTTGGCAGATATGGAGGAAATAACAATTGCAGCCAATATACCAATTCCACCACCTTTTGGAATAACTCCTTTATGCGAACTCCTATCATTTGAATGGTCTAAGAGATCAATGGTGCCTGCATACCGCAATATTAACCATGCCCCCAAACTTCCTAAAAAAATATATATAAGAAGCAAAAATAATATCATTGAAATCTTCGATCAACTATTGTTCGATAGAACTGAACTTAAATTGTGTTTATGTTTAAATCCCGTTTGCAGCATCCGGGTATTATCAAAAACTAAACTATTGGCAACTTTTGAATAGCACGAGTGAAACCATAATTTTTGTTTCCTAAAAAATATTCCTGCTAAACGAGTTAGTAACCAAACCATAGATAAGGGCATAGGAATTACAGGTTTATAGCTGTAAATCTTATTCTTTTTAAAAACTTGAATAATATCATAAAAGGAGTAAGGACAATCATCACTCATGTTTATTATATCTAGGCTGCGATCATCGTCTCGTATCTGAAGTGTATATTCTATAAAATCTAAAATGTTAGGCTTTGCAAGTGCAGACATCGTCTGCTGTCCGTTTCCAAACATAACATAGAAAATTTTTTTTGGTCCGAATATACGTCTTTCCAGATTTAATCGAAAATTTTTGTCATATACGGGTGATAGGCGTAGAATTGTAAGTTTATGAATCAATCCTTTTTCATATAAATCTATAAGACGATACTCTGCATCCAACTTGCTTAAAGCATAATCACTTGAGGGATTATATTTGGAATCCTCACAAACAGGCTGTATCAAGTCTGTTTCACCATAAACGGAAATTGTAGATAAAAAAATGAAGTGAAGATTATTATTAACGGCAGCAAGTGATGCTATCTTCTTGGTGGCTTCGCTGTTGACGTGCATATACGCAGTTTTATCAACTGAACCAACTTTTTGATGGGCAATTCCAGCACAATGAATAACAATATCAGGGGTGTATATTTTAAATAACAAAGAGATGGCTTCCATGTTTGTAATATCAATACTCTCCCAAACACTGTTTTCGTTCTTTAAAGGTGGTTTGCACTGATCCAAACAAATCATCCGATATGTACTGGATAATCTCTCTACTAAAGCAGACCCAATAAACCCTGCGGCCCCGGTTATCAGGATTTCGTTATTATTCATTTATTATTTTCTATTTTATAGTTAAAGAAAGGATGAGATGGTGATATTGTTCGGCTATGTGATCACGGGAATATCTCTCTTCAACATATTTACGGCCTGATAAACCCATACTATTTACTTGGCCACGATTTTTTTCGGCAGCTAAAATTGTTTTAGATAAATCATCGGGTGATCCGGCGTTAACAATATAGCCACAATGAGCTTCTTTAATTAAATTGGCCAGATCTGATTCCGGTTTGGTTAATGCCAGAACTGTGCGACCACAAGCCATAATACGGTAAACCTTGGATGGTATTGCTGCATCGGTTATCTCCTTCAATTGAGGAACGAGCGAAAGATCGGAAGACGCATATATTTGAGGCATTAAGGAATACGGTTGATAATCAAGAAATGTAAAGTTATTTAAAGATAATTCTTTTACTTTATTTTTCAGGCGGCCACTTAAAACTCCATCACCTAACATCAAAAAATGAATATTTTGATTTTGTCGCAAAATATCAGCGCATTCAATAAAAGTCTCAAGATCCTGCCCTGTACCCATGTTACCGGCATAACTGACAACGAATTTATCAGTTAAATTGTTTTTTTTGCTGAAATCATTTTTTTTAGGTTGAGGAAACAATTCACCGGTATCAACAAAGTTTGATATGAGATGCACTTTAGAAGCACTCACACCCTTTTTTAAAATTACTTTAGCCATGTTCGGTGCAATCACAGTCAGGGCCTTTGATTTTTTATACACAAACTTTTCCAGTGCATAAAGGATAGCGATAATAGGCTGATTTTTGATCACGCCTAGCTTGATAGCATAATCAGGATAAATCTCCTGCACGTTGTATATAAAATTACATTTATGAATAAGAGAAAATAAATAGGCATTTATCCCCATTGTAAGGGGGGGTGAGGGGACAATTAACATATCAGGATTCTTTAATAATTTTATGCTGGCAATCGTGTTTAAAAAATGAAAATTTAACCATGCCAAGAGTCTAACCAACACATTAGGCCCTTTTTTCAGCATCAATATATGATAAACTGGAATTCCATGATAATCACTTTTCTGTATTAACTTGCCAAAAAAGTTGCTTATTGGTTGTTTTGTCTCTGCTTTCAGGTCTCTGTTATAATGAGGGGTTGTTGTTATTACGTTTACGTCATGACCATATTTCTTCAACTCAATCGCCAACTCTCCCATTATTTGAGCTGTTGAAACACTATCAGGTGGGAATACTAAGCTTAAGAATGTTATTTTCGCCATATTACCTTATTTATATAGTCGGTGTAACTTAAAATGATGCGTGTAACCTTTTCTGAAACATTCAGTATTTCATAGTCTGCAACTATTTTATTATAGGCCTCTTCATTAATTTTCCTATATTCCAAAATACTTAAAGCACTTAAAATCGTATCGATGTTTAATCCCACCATCATCACAGACGCCTCCTCCATACCTTCAGGCCGTTCATGTGCTTCTCTGATATTCAAAGCGGACAGATTAAGGATAGAGGCTTCTTCAGTAATCGTTCCGCTATCTGACAACACAAAATTAGCACTTGTTTCCAGCTTTACGTAGTCTGAAAAACCAAAAGGTTTATGCAACTCGACCTTATGGTTTAGATCAACATTGTTTTCTTCTATCCGCTTGCGTGTGCGTGGATGCGTTGTGACAATTATTCTTTGATTGTATTTATCAACCAACCTATTCAGCAGATTCACAAATTTAAAAAAATTAAGATCTGAATCAATATTTTCTTCTCTGTGACAGCTGACCAATATGAAATCATTTTTTTTGAGACTAAGTTGGTCAATAATTTCCGAGGCTTTTATTTTGGTCATATAATAATGAATAACTTCATACATGGGACTTCCGGTCTTTATTATGCGATCAGGAGGTATACCCTCTCTTAGAAGATATTCACGTGATATTGTACTATATGGCATGTTAATATCACTTATGTGATCGACTATTTTTCGGTTTATTTCTTCAGGAACCCTTTGATCGAAACATCGGTTTCCTGCTTCCATATGAAAAACCGGTACCTTGCGACGTTTAGCTGGATAGGCTGCCAGACAACTATTTGTATCACCAAGTACTAAAAGAGCATCTGGTTTTTCCTTTTCTATAACTTTATCGACTTTATTTATTACCTGTCCAACGGTCTCACAAGCAGTTTGTCCGGCGGCATTTAGAAAATAATCCGGCTTTCGAATTTCGAGATCATCGAAAAAAACCTGATTTAATTCATAATCATAATTTTGACCGGTGTGAACTAAAATTTGGTCCATATCTCGGTCCAATACTGCCATTACTCGAGAAAGTCTTATTATTTCGGGCCTTGTACCGATAACTGTCATGACTTTCATGATTTGTTTCCCTTAATAACAGGTTCAAAAAATGTGTCCGGTGTGGAAGGATTAAAAATTTCATCAGCCCAAAAAAGTACAATCAGGTCTTTATTCCCTATATTTTCTATAGCGTGTGTATATCCAGGAGGTATATCAACCACTTTAAAATCTTTACCTGATACTGGGTATTCAATTATTTCATTCGTATAAATTTGCCGAAAACGAATTACCGCTTCCCCGTCTAATACTGCAAATTTTTCCACTTTTGTATCATGATAATGATCTCCGCGGGTAATACCGGGACGGGTTCTTGAAACAAATATCTGACCGGCAAAGTCGGATTTAAGCAATTCTGCCAGTTCTCCACGCTGATCGATTCGCTGTTCCAATGAATAGGCAAAGTCATCTTCCTGCATATAGGACAAATAAGTTGCATACAGGCACTTTTCTATTCTATCATTAAAGTCTGGAAGCTTTAGGGAAGTACGAGAATCCCGGAAAGACTGAATCGTATCAGCTAAATCCTTAAGGGAAATGTTATATACAGGCTTGACCGAATAGAAATTATTCCCTGTTTCAGTATATTCATGATTAATAACGTCAATAAAACTTCTAATAACATCGTCAATGTATACGAGATCTATCTTATGATTTGGATCAAAAATGGTTATTGGGAGGCCTCGCGCAATATTATAACAGAAAGTGGCCACAACAGAGTTGTAGTTCGGTCGGCACCATTTACCAAATACCCCGGGGAGTCTGAAAACAGCCACGGGAACATTGTAATTTTCTTTCAGCCTAAAGAATTCCTGCTCTGCAATCCTCTTGGAAATACCATACGGGTTGTCAAGTTCAGCTTGGATCGATGAAGCAAAAATGATTAGAGGCTGCCTTTTAATTTCGCATAATATATTACATATATGCTGAGAAAACAAGGAATTACCTTTTCGAAATTCATTATCGCGTTCAGGACGGTTTACACCAGCAAGATGAACGATTACGTCAGCTTTAATGAGGAAGGCTTTTAAATCATCATAATTTGAATCAATATCATACTCTGATATCTCGCAATCATTTAAACGTTTGAGGTTAATAATCAGGTTTCTTCCGATAAACCCGTTTGCACCAGTTACTAAAATATTCAATAGGAACTCCTGTTAATGAATAATATTATTATCAGTCATCAATTTTTTCACCACGTATGGCTTTTTTAATACATTCCAATTTCAATAACAAATCACACATCTCATCAACATTGAGTAGGACCGTATTATGGGAGTTATAATCTTGTTTCAAAGCGATTTCTTCCCTTCCTTCATCAAAATATACGGAATAATTCAAATTACGGTTATCAGCTGGGACACGATAATATCCTCCTAAATCTTCTGCAACCGACATTTCTTCTCTATTTAACAATGTCTCGTAAAGTTTTTCACCATGCCGTGTTCCAATTACTTTTATTGGATTGTCTGCATTTAATAAACGTTTGATAGCTTCAGCCAAAACACCGATTGTGCATGAAGGTGATTTTTGAACGAAAATGTCGCCTGGATTTCCATGCTGAAACGCATAAATAACCAGCTCTACAGCATCTTCAATTGTCATCATAAAACGTGTCATATTGGGATCGGTTAATGTTAGTGGCTCACTATTTTGAATTTGCCGGATAAACAAGGGGATAACCGACCCACGACTAGCCATGACATTCCCATAACGTGTGCAGCTGATTACGGTATCTCCATTTGCCACTCTGGATTTGGCGACAGCAATTTTTTCCATCATGGCTTTTGATATTCCCATGGCATTAATCGGATAAACAGCCTTATCAGTGCTCAATACAATTACACGTTTAACGTAAGCTTCCATTGCGGCTCTAAGCATATATTCCGTACCCATTGCGTTCGTTTTCAAAGCCTCAACGGGAAAAAACTCGCAAGACGGAACCTGCTTGAGTGCTGCAGCGTGAAAAACAAAATCAACTCCCCTTAGCGCATCTTTTAAGCTGCTTTCGTTCCGAACATTCCCGATGTAAAATCGAAGATTTGGGTTTGGATATTGATGGCGCATATCATCCTGTTTTTTTTCGTCTCGTGAAAAAATTCTGATTTCGCCGATATTTGTATCGAGAAAACGACGAAGCACGGCATTCCCAAACGTACCTGTCCCACCGGTAATTAATAACACCTTATTATCAAACATATATTCTTTCCATATCAAACGTGATGTCGAGGCCACTTGTATCTATGACCAGTTTCGTATAAATTTGATTGTTATCTTATTGCTTTATTAACTCAAAAAGCTAAATATTCTTTTCAAGAATGATTTTATAAATTTCTTTATGCTTTTGGGCAGCGGCGTCAATGCCTAAATATTTGACAGCATATCTTCTGGCATTTTTACCGAATTTTTTTCTCAAATCAGGCTGGTTTATCAAGTCCAGTGTCCTGTTTGCCAGGGCGTTTGAATCCCTAACAGGGACAACAAATCCGGATACGCCGTTTTTCAGGTGTTGATTGACGGAACCCACGTCAGTCGTCACGATAGGTTTGGCCATGGCCATTGCCTCCCATATTGATGTGGGACTGGCCTCGGTAACAGAAGAAAACAGACAAATATCAAGCTTTGAAATAAACTCGGGAACATCTTCTATAAGGCCGCAAAATGTTATTTTTCCGGCCTCGGAAAAGTTGTTTAGTTTTCTCTGAATCATTTCAAAATATTGTTTCTGGCTATTTAAAATAGCTCCAGCGATAAGAAATCTTACATTTGGGCACCGGTTGATCACCTCAATAGCCGTATCGACAAAATACTCCAGCCCCTTTGCAGGATTCACGCTTGAAACCGTTCCAATGACAACATCTTCATTTTTCCCTCTTACATGCTCTGAATAATTGGAAGGATCGAAAAGGGTCATATCAACAGGCGCATGAACCTCCTGGACAGGCTTTTCAGCCAGTGACCTCCCTTTGATATAGTAAGAAAACACTCTTTTCCCGGCTATGATAAATCCGTCTGCACATATAGGAGCGACACAATGAAACACTTTTTTTAAAATTGATGGCGCATAGGTATCATTCAGATGCCAAACAACCGGGTTCCCGGATAACCTTGCTGCAATTGCCGCTTTAAACTGGTATGATCCGTTAACATGAATCAAGTCAAAAGTATTCTTTCTGAAAAATCTCCAGAGACAATAGATTTCAATAAAAAAACAAAATATATACTTGGCGAGGATTTGCTTTTCCTTGCTCAGCCGCGTGATCACAAGAGCATTGCTTGATATATCGGCCTTGAACACTTCCTGGGATAAAATCTTAGAGTCATATCTCGGGTAAACAACAATTGTCTCAACACCATGTTGTTTCAAGGCCTTGGCTACTTGTACGATTCGACGTGCAGGGCCTCCAAAACGGC
This window harbors:
- a CDS encoding AbrB/MazE/SpoVT family DNA-binding domain-containing protein, with amino-acid sequence MPLARVSSKSQIVLPAAIRKKLQIKPGDELEISIRDNEIVIVKAAVSATEALDACGSEIWRGYEEELNKSRDQWN
- a CDS encoding protein GlmU, whose product is MIDRLIKKGVQITNPESVRIGDDVEFDRIKAKGVAIHTGCKIFGEKTLICEGVQLGYEAPVTIKNCYVGPHVKLKGGYFENAVFLEGAEAGFGAHVRAGTIFEEQASIAHTVGLKQTILFPFVTLGSLINFCDCFMAGGTSRKNHSEVGSSYIHFNYTPNQDKATASLIGDVPGGVMLNQAPIFLGGQGGLVGPCRIAYGTVIAAGSIYRKDQLKPDRLVFEGGGRGGSVPYTTGIYRSVKRQAMNNFIYLGNLVALMAWYKHVRKQFVGNRFPDALFHGLVDILKMAIFERVRRFYAFCEKLKASAGLYRRHAGEGASAALLAQKDDLYAKRNEIDSVIETVLREIDEQGSNDFIALIEQKRLSTNGSYLDVILDLDGREQNIGSAWLQSIVDHLVDEMRSLFPSLG
- a CDS encoding nucleotidyltransferase domain-containing protein encodes the protein MRLSSEEKKIIVGAVLNLDAKARIYLFGSRVDDRQKGGDIDILILSDCLTFKDKLKIKANLFETMEDQKIDLLIARDESDPFVKIALDTGVRLN
- a CDS encoding polysaccharide biosynthesis protein, which produces MNRLASSKNFYVLVLSDIVLLTLSYLIAYAIRFEGQIGIEEITIIKQTIFPILIFKLIVFYFFNLYRGMWRYTSIVDLLNVTKAILISSAVIIITLLMLSRFEGFSRSVFVIDAIFSLIFIGGSRLAIRILLIGSTGTVQLLRDGKSKQKRILIIGAGDAAERIIREIKDNPSLNYKIVGLLDDDQKKNGMILHGVKIVGKINALPEVIDTLKVDEIIIAIHQVTAEAMRKIVQMCESTNVKYRTLPSLSEIIDGKVSIKSVRDISYKDLLGRPVVELENDKISELLTEKVIIVTGAGGSIGSELCRQVCKYKPALVVLFDASESNLYAIQMELKHVITYVKYRAVLGRVQDKKLVDAILKKYSPDVIFHAAAYKHVPLVERNPWEGVFSNIIGTNTMVGAAIKHKVKRFVLVSTDKAVRPTNIMGASKRVAEKIVQFQNCGETKFMAVRFGNVIGSSGSVIPLFLKQIRKGGPVTITHPEITRYFMTIEEAAQLILQAFTMGDKCEIFILEMGTPIKIVDMARDLIKLSGKIPDKEIEIKFTGLRPGEKLYEELITEGEGIVKTDHKKILVLRNGSNVFDIKWFDEKLQELCLQAGSHNAQGIKNILKEIVPEYKMSDDEAVC
- a CDS encoding MraY family glycosyltransferase, with product MILFLLLIYIFLGSLGAWLILRYAGTIDLLDHSNDRSSHKGVIPKGGGIGILAAIVISSISAKITPAFWGAATALSFISLLGDRKEISPKLRLTVQFISAIIFLVFSHQYTHTSYPIPAILFFVLFIVATTNWYNFMDGINGIAAITAIVGFSLLTYYNLDSHSNNKLTILSVSIIFSCLGFMPFNFPKAKVFMGDVGSILIGFVFSSFVVMLSDNFLDFVCLTGFLFPFYADEFVTMAIRLKDGENFFKAHRRHFYQLLANEMSIEHWKVSIGYGLLQLIVGLSILFTRPFGVSYVILILSCFLAVFIIANYIIRKKLGVRYEEIKAKSHKKIRN
- a CDS encoding NAD-dependent epimerase/dehydratase family protein; this translates as MNNNEILITGAAGFIGSALVERLSSTYRMICLDQCKPPLKNENSVWESIDITNMEAISLLFKIYTPDIVIHCAGIAHQKVGSVDKTAYMHVNSEATKKIASLAAVNNNLHFIFLSTISVYGETDLIQPVCEDSKYNPSSDYALSKLDAEYRLIDLYEKGLIHKLTILRLSPVYDKNFRLNLERRIFGPKKIFYVMFGNGQQTMSALAKPNILDFIEYTLQIRDDDRSLDIINMSDDCPYSFYDIIQVFKKNKIYSYKPVIPMPLSMVWLLTRLAGIFFRKQKLWFHSCYSKVANSLVFDNTRMLQTGFKHKHNLSSVLSNNS
- a CDS encoding glycosyltransferase family 4 protein — its product is MAKITFLSLVFPPDSVSTAQIMGELAIELKKYGHDVNVITTTPHYNRDLKAETKQPISNFFGKLIQKSDYHGIPVYHILMLKKGPNVLVRLLAWLNFHFLNTIASIKLLKNPDMLIVPSPPLTMGINAYLFSLIHKCNFIYNVQEIYPDYAIKLGVIKNQPIIAILYALEKFVYKKSKALTVIAPNMAKVILKKGVSASKVHLISNFVDTGELFPQPKKNDFSKKNNLTDKFVVSYAGNMGTGQDLETFIECADILRQNQNIHFLMLGDGVLSGRLKNKVKELSLNNFTFLDYQPYSLMPQIYASSDLSLVPQLKEITDAAIPSKVYRIMACGRTVLALTKPESDLANLIKEAHCGYIVNAGSPDDLSKTILAAEKNRGQVNSMGLSGRKYVEERYSRDHIAEQYHHLILSLTIK
- the wecB gene encoding non-hydrolyzing UDP-N-acetylglucosamine 2-epimerase, which translates into the protein MKVMTVIGTRPEIIRLSRVMAVLDRDMDQILVHTGQNYDYELNQVFFDDLEIRKPDYFLNAAGQTACETVGQVINKVDKVIEKEKPDALLVLGDTNSCLAAYPAKRRKVPVFHMEAGNRCFDQRVPEEINRKIVDHISDINMPYSTISREYLLREGIPPDRIIKTGSPMYEVIHYYMTKIKASEIIDQLSLKKNDFILVSCHREENIDSDLNFFKFVNLLNRLVDKYNQRIIVTTHPRTRKRIEENNVDLNHKVELHKPFGFSDYVKLETSANFVLSDSGTITEEASILNLSALNIREAHERPEGMEEASVMMVGLNIDTILSALSILEYRKINEEAYNKIVADYEILNVSEKVTRIILSYTDYINKVIWRK